A stretch of Rhodohalobacter mucosus DNA encodes these proteins:
- a CDS encoding MBL fold metallo-hydrolase, whose translation MQIGDFAIEQLSEGFFELFEDGTFQKMDPGRIRHAADDPSLGRYSSALGIDPLLITNGETNIVVDPGLGWGLDYNSRYRDTSNVVTNLNIFGLRPEDIHHVILSHLHYDHAAGCTFVDQHIKTCAVFPYAKYHLHRLEWEHALTESEQGTNVKGAGYRLDELYRLAAEERFTFMENDIFELIPGITLMKTGGHTPGHLIVKIESSEKAGYYMGDLIPTEYHLNHYSMKMVDLDPLQSKKAKTILLRQALKEKAVMFFYHSLYKKSGQISLDKKKRYVLKDV comes from the coding sequence ATGCAGATCGGCGATTTTGCCATAGAACAGCTCAGCGAAGGTTTTTTTGAGCTGTTCGAAGACGGTACCTTTCAAAAGATGGATCCCGGTCGCATCCGTCATGCGGCCGACGACCCCTCGCTCGGCAGGTACTCCTCTGCACTGGGCATTGATCCCCTTCTGATTACCAACGGTGAAACCAATATTGTGGTGGATCCCGGCCTTGGCTGGGGACTCGATTACAACAGCCGTTACCGCGATACCTCCAATGTGGTGACCAATCTGAACATCTTCGGCCTGCGTCCGGAGGATATCCACCACGTAATCCTCAGCCACCTGCACTACGATCATGCCGCAGGCTGCACATTCGTTGATCAGCATATCAAAACCTGTGCCGTATTTCCCTATGCAAAATACCATCTGCACCGGCTGGAATGGGAGCACGCACTGACCGAGTCGGAACAGGGCACAAACGTAAAAGGTGCCGGATACCGGCTGGATGAGCTCTACAGGCTGGCCGCCGAAGAGCGGTTCACATTCATGGAGAACGACATTTTCGAGCTGATCCCCGGCATTACCCTGATGAAAACCGGCGGACATACTCCCGGTCACCTGATCGTTAAAATCGAAAGCAGCGAAAAAGCCGGCTACTACATGGGCGACCTGATCCCCACCGAATACCACCTTAACCACTACTCCATGAAGATGGTAGATCTGGACCCACTCCAGTCCAAAAAAGCCAAAACAATCCTCCTGCGTCAGGCTCTAAAAGAAAAAGCAGTGATGTTCTTCTACCACTCCCTCTACAAAAAATCCGGCCAAATCTCACTTGATAAGAAAAAGAGATACGTGCTGAAGGATGTTTAA
- the sppA gene encoding signal peptide peptidase SppA, translating to MQFFKTFLASILGTILGILILVLILFATLVSSSAEPEPYIRSNTVLTINLPGGIPAKAVEDPVDELFNPEAGIRFSLETLKSTLKKAAADDNIEAVWVKTNLVGSSWANLETARGYFTDFKESGKPLYFSTDDIGMNEQSYFLATTADSIFSPPQTGFQFDGFVAQFTFYSDMLDKIGIEPEIFRVGEYKSAVEPFTNTSSSPESRQQTREILNAATDTFVNAVMERTGYSAEEVNELLNTPPVDRVNFALENGLIDAIAFEDEVEAMIKARIGVEEDDDLTTVSFGRYGRVSYASAGVEMPETQDKIAVIYTSGAILPNLPDNPFGNTSGITASSVKKQLDDALDDDNVKAIVVHINSPGGAVTTSDLIWHHLKTASEKVPVVASMGSVAASGGYYMAMGADTVMAAENTITGSIGIFNLLFNFEEFFDDKIGIDYETLTTHEYADLYDLSDSFTPSERSVIQESIENGYEAFLARVAENRGMTRDEVNVIARGRVYTGAAALEVGLVDLLGDVDRAIEVAAEMAEVEAYRVETFPKKKDIYEALFGSANSQMKAMLTSWIPQQAKNDLTDVQMLLSQPLGMNWALLPIRIDID from the coding sequence ATGCAATTTTTCAAGACATTTCTGGCCTCCATTCTGGGAACCATATTGGGTATTTTGATTCTGGTACTGATTTTGTTCGCAACATTGGTGAGCAGTTCAGCCGAACCCGAACCCTATATCCGCTCAAACACCGTACTGACCATCAACCTGCCCGGCGGCATCCCTGCCAAGGCTGTTGAAGATCCGGTTGACGAACTTTTCAATCCGGAGGCCGGTATACGATTTTCTTTGGAAACACTGAAGAGCACTCTAAAAAAAGCCGCCGCAGATGACAATATTGAGGCTGTTTGGGTAAAAACAAACCTTGTAGGCTCCTCGTGGGCAAACCTGGAAACGGCCCGCGGATATTTTACTGACTTCAAAGAGAGCGGAAAGCCGCTCTATTTCAGCACCGACGATATCGGCATGAATGAACAGTCCTATTTTCTGGCAACCACGGCCGACAGCATCTTTTCGCCTCCTCAAACCGGTTTCCAGTTCGACGGATTCGTGGCACAGTTCACCTTCTACAGCGACATGCTGGATAAGATCGGCATTGAGCCGGAAATTTTCCGGGTGGGTGAATACAAGTCTGCCGTGGAGCCGTTTACTAATACCTCAAGCTCTCCGGAAAGCAGGCAGCAAACCCGTGAGATCCTCAACGCAGCGACCGATACGTTTGTCAATGCAGTGATGGAGCGAACGGGCTACAGTGCTGAAGAGGTCAATGAATTGCTGAATACCCCTCCAGTTGACCGCGTCAACTTTGCGCTCGAAAACGGACTGATTGACGCCATTGCGTTTGAGGATGAAGTGGAAGCGATGATCAAGGCGCGTATTGGCGTGGAAGAGGACGATGACCTGACAACCGTCTCCTTCGGCCGATACGGACGCGTAAGTTATGCCAGTGCCGGGGTGGAGATGCCCGAAACGCAGGACAAGATTGCCGTGATCTATACCAGCGGCGCTATCCTGCCGAACCTGCCCGACAACCCGTTCGGAAACACAAGCGGTATCACCGCATCAAGCGTCAAAAAACAGCTTGATGACGCCCTGGATGACGATAATGTGAAAGCGATTGTAGTACACATCAACAGCCCGGGCGGAGCGGTCACCACTTCCGACCTGATCTGGCATCATCTGAAAACAGCTTCTGAAAAGGTGCCGGTTGTCGCATCCATGGGGTCCGTTGCCGCATCCGGCGGATACTATATGGCGATGGGAGCCGACACGGTGATGGCGGCCGAGAACACGATCACAGGATCGATCGGGATCTTCAACCTGCTTTTCAACTTTGAAGAGTTTTTTGATGACAAGATCGGTATCGACTATGAAACGCTCACAACCCATGAATATGCCGATCTTTACGACCTTTCGGACTCCTTTACGCCCTCCGAGCGGTCTGTTATTCAGGAGTCGATCGAAAACGGCTATGAAGCCTTTCTGGCGCGTGTGGCCGAGAACCGCGGCATGACACGAGACGAGGTAAATGTGATCGCCCGTGGGCGCGTGTATACAGGAGCCGCCGCTCTTGAAGTAGGCCTGGTGGATCTTCTCGGAGACGTGGACCGTGCCATCGAGGTAGCGGCCGAAATGGCGGAGGTTGAGGCCTACCGTGTCGAGACCTTCCCAAAGAAAAAGGATATCTATGAGGCGCTGTTCGGTTCCGCAAATTCACAGATGAAAGCGATGCTGACCAGCTGGATTCCACAGCAGGCCAAAAACGATCTGACCGATGTGCAGATGCTGCTCAGCCAGCCGCTCGGCATGAACTGGGCATTGCTGCCGATCAGAATTGATATTGATTGA
- a CDS encoding phytoene desaturase family protein, whose translation MKQFDSLIIGSGHNGLVTGCYLAKAGMKVGVLERRDTIGGAVCTETMFQSEENPNGFRMDVGSSVHIMIHQTGIIEELGLTDYGLEYIEMDPFMSYPVPDGKGVIHFHKDLDRTLESIAAVAPEDVANYKEFIDFWGRINRGVLKAFMVPPTGKNIFTEMAKGQIRDGSMFKKGEQIDGLQKILGSYGGVVEKSFKNPYLKAALTWFAAQSGPLPDQSATGDFVGWQSMLHESGAKHPKGGSGMLTQAMKNLIEEYGGEVIADSPVKKIDIADGKARGVVTENDDYYKADLIVSNAHVQTTMMKLVGREHLDASLFTKVENIQVGNGFGMVIRCAVEELPEYTAAPGDPLIHNGMQLLAPSVGYMNRAIGDYMKGNPPEEPAVLAMTFSKIDPEVAKDGKHTLFAWAQWHPYELSNGRNWDNIREREADKIYGVVERYAPNMKGKLIDRYIQSPLDIERKHGLLRGNVMHVEMNFDQMFMFRPVPELSRYETPIENLYLSSASCHPGGGVFGAAGYNAAQVILKKGTKKFFGSKR comes from the coding sequence ATGAAACAATTTGATTCACTCATTATCGGTTCAGGACACAACGGCCTGGTTACCGGTTGCTACCTGGCCAAAGCGGGAATGAAAGTTGGGGTACTGGAACGGCGCGACACCATCGGCGGAGCCGTCTGCACGGAAACCATGTTTCAAAGCGAGGAAAACCCGAATGGTTTTCGAATGGACGTGGGATCCTCTGTTCATATCATGATCCATCAGACCGGTATTATCGAAGAGCTTGGCCTCACGGATTACGGGTTGGAGTATATCGAGATGGACCCTTTCATGAGCTATCCGGTGCCGGACGGGAAAGGGGTGATCCACTTTCACAAAGACCTGGACCGAACGCTGGAGTCCATTGCAGCTGTAGCCCCGGAGGATGTAGCCAATTACAAGGAGTTCATCGATTTCTGGGGACGGATCAATCGCGGCGTGCTGAAAGCGTTTATGGTGCCGCCTACGGGGAAGAATATATTCACCGAAATGGCCAAGGGGCAGATCCGTGACGGGTCGATGTTCAAAAAAGGGGAGCAGATCGACGGGCTGCAGAAAATCCTGGGCAGCTACGGGGGCGTGGTGGAGAAATCTTTCAAAAACCCTTACCTGAAAGCGGCCCTGACCTGGTTTGCCGCTCAGTCGGGCCCATTGCCCGACCAATCCGCCACGGGCGATTTTGTGGGCTGGCAGTCGATGCTCCATGAAAGCGGCGCAAAGCATCCGAAAGGTGGGAGCGGTATGCTTACCCAGGCAATGAAAAACCTCATTGAAGAGTACGGCGGCGAGGTGATTGCGGATTCTCCCGTCAAAAAAATTGACATCGCAGACGGAAAAGCGAGGGGCGTGGTTACGGAAAATGATGACTACTACAAGGCAGACCTGATCGTTTCCAACGCGCACGTGCAGACCACCATGATGAAACTGGTTGGCCGTGAACACCTCGATGCTTCCCTTTTTACAAAGGTGGAGAATATTCAGGTGGGCAACGGGTTCGGTATGGTGATCCGCTGCGCGGTGGAGGAGCTGCCGGAGTATACAGCCGCACCCGGTGATCCGCTGATTCACAACGGCATGCAGCTGCTGGCCCCGTCGGTCGGGTACATGAACCGCGCCATCGGTGATTATATGAAAGGGAATCCGCCGGAAGAGCCGGCTGTCCTCGCGATGACCTTTTCCAAAATCGACCCTGAAGTGGCCAAAGACGGGAAACACACCCTCTTTGCCTGGGCCCAGTGGCATCCGTATGAACTGTCGAACGGCCGGAACTGGGATAACATCCGCGAACGGGAAGCGGACAAGATCTATGGCGTGGTGGAGAGATACGCGCCCAACATGAAGGGGAAGCTGATCGACCGCTACATTCAATCACCGCTCGATATCGAGCGCAAGCACGGACTGCTGCGCGGTAACGTAATGCACGTGGAGATGAATTTTGACCAGATGTTCATGTTCCGTCCGGTTCCGGAGCTGAGCCGGTACGAAACCCCTATTGAAAACCTCTATCTTTCCAGCGCATCCTGTCATCCTGGCGGCGGGGTATTTGGAGCCGCCGGGTACAATGCGGCACAGGTGATATTGAAAAAAGGAACTAAAAAATTCTTTGGGAGCAAAAGGTGA
- the alr gene encoding alanine racemase, which produces MKNHFPDSHAEIHLGTILNNLRTIHKRAGTEKVFAVVKCDAYRHGAVRVSRHIEDAADWFGVASVDEGIQLRMGGLKKPILVFNVPGYDTAAAYHTHNLTATVSHKTHFDTLMDGTRYQLNFDTGMGRFGFMPEDAADVRQLAVMNQRLSCSGIYSHYATADDPGSDFVRKQYERFSNITELFKEIPLRHMSNTGAVANYDIGHFNMVRTGVGMLGYNSGEKRYDWLKPALTWKTRIVQIRKIKKETPVSYSSTWKAPQEGYLATIPVGYGDGIPRSLSNKLKVWIDGELYPQVGNVTMDNIMVFLGEKQLPAETEVTLLGGEGWNAHDWAEKAGTNVHEILTNITGRVEKIYGES; this is translated from the coding sequence GTGAAAAATCATTTCCCGGATTCGCACGCAGAGATCCATCTTGGAACCATCCTCAACAACCTGCGCACCATTCACAAGAGAGCAGGTACGGAGAAAGTGTTTGCCGTTGTGAAGTGCGATGCCTACCGGCACGGCGCCGTACGCGTATCGCGTCACATTGAGGATGCTGCTGACTGGTTTGGCGTGGCAAGCGTGGATGAGGGGATTCAGCTTCGGATGGGAGGCCTTAAAAAACCGATCCTGGTCTTCAATGTTCCGGGGTATGACACGGCGGCGGCCTACCATACACACAACCTCACAGCGACGGTCAGCCATAAAACCCATTTTGATACTCTCATGGACGGCACACGATATCAGCTCAATTTTGACACGGGGATGGGACGGTTCGGCTTTATGCCGGAGGATGCAGCAGACGTGCGGCAGCTGGCCGTAATGAATCAGCGGCTCTCCTGCAGCGGGATCTATTCGCACTACGCCACCGCCGATGATCCCGGCTCCGATTTTGTTCGTAAGCAGTATGAACGATTCAGCAACATCACAGAGCTCTTCAAAGAGATCCCGCTCCGCCACATGAGCAATACGGGAGCTGTCGCAAATTATGATATCGGTCATTTCAACATGGTCCGCACCGGGGTCGGGATGCTTGGGTATAACTCCGGTGAGAAGCGGTATGACTGGCTGAAACCGGCCCTTACATGGAAAACCCGCATTGTGCAGATCCGCAAAATCAAAAAGGAAACACCGGTGAGCTACTCCTCAACCTGGAAAGCACCGCAGGAGGGGTACCTGGCAACCATTCCCGTTGGATATGGCGACGGCATTCCGCGATCACTCAGCAACAAGCTGAAGGTGTGGATTGACGGTGAGCTCTATCCGCAGGTGGGGAATGTAACCATGGACAATATCATGGTTTTTTTGGGTGAAAAACAGCTTCCCGCAGAGACGGAAGTGACGCTGCTGGGCGGTGAGGGATGGAATGCACACGACTGGGCGGAAAAAGCGGGAACCAACGTGCATGAAATTCTGACCAACATAACCGGCAGGGTAGAGAAAATTTACGGTGAATCCTAA
- a CDS encoding FKBP-type peptidyl-prolyl cis-trans isomerase translates to MRLIPALLVIFILSSCDTTDPFSFEPPDFSTVPPAFDYTEVDPVTVEPGIDVHVLEEGTGTFSVTQRDQISFLVTLRSLDGDIIYSSFSNGNALPITNQRVDQIRLSNGIINPRSPILLYTSGLRKGLTGMKVGEIRTIIVSPEQGYADVTAGLTAEYSESTLQYDIELTNIVN, encoded by the coding sequence TTGAGATTAATACCGGCCCTTCTGGTCATTTTTATACTATCCTCCTGCGACACTACGGATCCGTTCAGCTTTGAGCCCCCCGACTTTTCGACCGTGCCTCCGGCTTTCGATTACACTGAAGTGGACCCGGTTACCGTAGAACCCGGAATTGACGTGCATGTTCTGGAAGAGGGAACCGGTACGTTTTCAGTAACCCAGCGCGATCAGATCTCCTTTCTTGTAACGCTCAGGTCGCTTGACGGTGATATTATCTACAGCTCCTTCAGCAATGGAAATGCCCTTCCCATTACAAACCAGCGCGTAGACCAGATTCGACTTTCAAACGGAATTATCAACCCCAGAAGCCCGATTCTTCTCTATACGTCCGGCTTACGAAAAGGATTGACCGGGATGAAAGTAGGTGAAATCCGCACGATCATCGTTTCGCCTGAACAGGGCTACGCAGACGTTACAGCCGGCCTCACCGCAGAATACAGTGAATCGACGCTTCAGTACGATATTGAACTCACCAACATCGTGAACTGA
- the tatC gene encoding twin-arginine translocase subunit TatC translates to MSDSTEQSKRGIMGRILPKAKPPKVDPTANMSFLDHLEELRWRILKGLLGVLAGVLVAFFFRDFIIKELILGPAGTDFFMYRLMPIDPVELSLISRRLPGQFFTYWGTLIITGIIIGSPLFIFQLWAFVEPALESGEKIKTFLNSLFITFFFLLGVAFGYLILVPFAVQFFTQFVISDFISNEFDINEYFTSVAVWTLACGVIFQVPVISYFLSKVGLLDPDIMRKYRRHALVAILIVAAFLTPPDPISQMMIALPLLILYQFAIFLSKIAARKRKKELEKAFGNQSGS, encoded by the coding sequence ATGAGCGATAGTACGGAACAGTCGAAGCGGGGTATCATGGGGCGGATTCTCCCCAAGGCCAAGCCTCCCAAGGTCGATCCGACCGCTAATATGTCGTTTCTTGACCACCTGGAAGAACTCCGTTGGAGGATCCTGAAAGGACTTCTTGGCGTTTTGGCGGGTGTACTGGTGGCCTTCTTTTTTCGCGACTTTATCATCAAAGAGCTCATCCTGGGTCCCGCAGGCACAGACTTTTTCATGTACCGCCTGATGCCCATCGATCCCGTTGAACTCTCTCTGATTTCACGACGGCTGCCCGGACAGTTCTTTACCTACTGGGGCACGCTCATCATCACCGGCATCATTATCGGGTCACCGCTCTTTATTTTTCAGCTCTGGGCTTTTGTGGAGCCCGCACTGGAGTCAGGCGAAAAGATCAAAACATTTCTGAACTCGCTTTTCATCACCTTCTTCTTTTTGCTGGGTGTAGCTTTCGGGTATCTGATCCTGGTTCCCTTCGCGGTTCAGTTTTTCACCCAGTTCGTGATCTCCGACTTTATAAGCAATGAGTTCGATATCAATGAATATTTTACATCTGTGGCTGTTTGGACGCTGGCATGCGGCGTGATCTTTCAGGTGCCCGTAATCAGTTACTTTCTGTCGAAAGTGGGCCTGCTCGATCCCGACATCATGCGCAAATACCGCCGCCATGCGCTGGTTGCCATTCTTATTGTTGCGGCGTTTCTAACCCCGCCCGATCCCATTTCACAGATGATGATTGCACTCCCCCTGCTCATTCTTTACCAGTTCGCCATTTTTCTAAGCAAAATTGCTGCGCGCAAACGCAAGAAAGAGCTCGAAAAAGCGTTTGGCAATCAGAGCGGTTCTTAA
- the glyA gene encoding serine hydroxymethyltransferase produces the protein MKALKEQDPEIFSIIEKETTRQNENFELIASENFASRATIEAMGSVLTNKYAEGYPGKRYYGGCEHVDVAEDLARERAKKLFNADYANVQPHSGASANAAIYLVFMQPGDTLLGLDLAHGGHLTHGSPVNFSGIIYHPEFYGVEKDTGRIDMNKVRDKAKKVNPRMISIGASAYTRDFDYQAFRDIADEVGAFLWMDMAHTAGLIAAGELNDPLPVCDVVSTTTHKTLRGPRGGMILVGNDGENKLGVTARKSGRTKNWSEVLDSAVFPGSQGGPLMHVIAAKAVAFGEALEPEFVSYQKQVKANATTMANEFMDRGYNLVSDGTDNHLILVDLRSKGLTGKLAEESLDRAGITVNKNMVPFDTESPFVTSGIRIGSPALTTRGFGENEFKEVVRLIDTVLQKPEDEDVIHSVKTQVKEMCDMFPLYDFATTP, from the coding sequence ATGAAAGCACTTAAAGAGCAGGACCCTGAAATTTTCAGCATTATTGAGAAGGAAACCACGCGCCAGAATGAAAATTTTGAGCTGATTGCGTCTGAGAACTTTGCATCCCGCGCCACTATCGAAGCCATGGGCTCCGTACTTACCAACAAGTATGCGGAGGGATATCCCGGTAAAAGGTATTACGGCGGTTGCGAGCACGTGGACGTTGCGGAAGATCTTGCCCGTGAGCGGGCTAAAAAACTTTTTAATGCCGATTACGCGAATGTACAGCCGCATTCCGGTGCGTCGGCCAACGCAGCCATCTACCTGGTTTTCATGCAGCCCGGCGACACCCTTCTGGGCCTCGATCTGGCGCACGGCGGCCACCTCACGCACGGCTCGCCCGTCAACTTCTCCGGCATCATCTATCACCCTGAATTTTACGGCGTGGAAAAGGACACCGGCCGAATTGATATGAACAAGGTTCGGGATAAAGCTAAAAAAGTAAATCCGCGGATGATCTCGATCGGAGCCAGCGCGTACACGCGCGACTTCGACTACCAGGCATTTCGCGACATCGCCGACGAGGTGGGTGCTTTTCTCTGGATGGACATGGCGCATACGGCCGGGCTGATTGCGGCGGGCGAACTGAATGATCCGCTTCCGGTATGTGATGTTGTCTCTACAACTACGCACAAAACACTGCGCGGTCCGCGGGGCGGCATGATTCTGGTCGGTAATGACGGTGAAAACAAGCTGGGTGTGACGGCACGCAAATCAGGCCGGACCAAAAACTGGAGCGAAGTGCTCGATTCCGCCGTATTCCCCGGCAGCCAGGGAGGACCGCTGATGCACGTAATTGCAGCCAAGGCCGTAGCCTTTGGCGAAGCGCTTGAGCCCGAATTCGTGTCGTATCAAAAACAGGTAAAAGCCAACGCCACAACCATGGCAAATGAATTTATGGACCGCGGTTACAACCTGGTCAGCGATGGCACCGACAATCACCTGATCCTGGTGGATCTGCGCAGCAAAGGCCTGACCGGTAAGCTTGCGGAAGAATCCCTCGACCGTGCAGGTATCACCGTTAATAAAAATATGGTCCCTTTTGATACGGAAAGCCCGTTTGTAACATCCGGTATCCGGATCGGCTCGCCTGCCCTGACGACGCGCGGTTTCGGTGAAAATGAGTTTAAAGAGGTTGTACGCCTGATCGATACCGTTCTTCAAAAGCCGGAGGATGAAGATGTGATTCACTCCGTCAAAACACAGGTGAAAGAGATGTGTGACATGTTTCCACTCTACGACTTCGCAACCACTCCATAA
- the rpiB gene encoding ribose 5-phosphate isomerase B: MIIPIASDHAGFEAKEETKEILEEFGHMPVDFGTHSADSVDYPDFAVQVAKKVSSGEYDSGILICGSGQGMCMAANKFPNVRGALVYSTHVARLAREHNNANVLCLPGRELKTDQIREILEAWFKAEFEGGRHERRVNKINAITDK, translated from the coding sequence ATGATTATTCCCATAGCCAGTGACCACGCCGGATTTGAAGCCAAAGAGGAGACCAAAGAGATACTGGAAGAATTCGGACACATGCCGGTAGATTTTGGGACACACTCAGCGGACTCCGTTGATTACCCCGATTTTGCCGTACAGGTAGCCAAAAAGGTGAGTTCGGGTGAATATGATTCGGGAATTCTGATCTGCGGCAGCGGTCAGGGCATGTGTATGGCGGCCAACAAATTTCCCAATGTAAGGGGGGCTCTTGTCTACTCCACACACGTTGCACGCCTTGCACGTGAACACAACAATGCCAATGTGCTTTGCCTCCCCGGGCGCGAGCTCAAAACCGATCAGATCAGGGAGATCCTGGAAGCATGGTTTAAAGCCGAATTCGAGGGTGGACGCCACGAACGCCGCGTAAATAAGATTAACGCAATCACTGACAAGTAA
- a CDS encoding DUF4249 family protein: MKINTFHLFTLLFALLMILGTGCDLYEQDEYRELVQIESYLVAGRQLPVVRITRTLPIDVEYTFESAALSGAIVSITLLDENGGTAEVFPYESGAATGIYIPQDDTHIVEARRSYRIDVTFSNRDEQLSAVTTVPDQISVINDVRESVVYQSDEQLEIVLAPTVQTQNQNVFVFDALALNPTPESLTPFYLAAVNDGDAEIEDFFSNSSGLINEGNFDIMADGTIFLNFPWIGAAFYGETTVVTNSVDRNVAELLRSQEVQLGGSTLSPGEIPNLRYNIDGGIGVFGSISSDSVVTNFLRP; the protein is encoded by the coding sequence ATGAAGATCAATACATTTCATCTGTTTACGCTTCTTTTCGCTCTGCTGATGATCCTGGGTACCGGATGTGATCTGTATGAACAGGATGAGTACCGCGAACTGGTACAAATAGAATCCTACCTGGTTGCGGGCCGTCAGCTTCCGGTTGTCAGGATCACCCGAACACTGCCGATTGACGTTGAATATACATTCGAGAGTGCAGCTCTAAGCGGTGCCATTGTCAGCATAACCTTGCTGGATGAAAACGGCGGAACGGCAGAAGTTTTCCCTTACGAATCCGGAGCCGCCACAGGAATCTACATACCTCAGGACGACACCCACATCGTGGAAGCCCGGCGAAGCTACCGAATTGACGTCACCTTCAGCAACCGGGATGAACAGCTGAGTGCCGTGACCACCGTCCCCGATCAGATCAGTGTGATTAATGACGTACGGGAATCTGTGGTGTATCAGTCGGATGAACAGCTTGAAATTGTATTGGCTCCGACGGTTCAAACCCAGAATCAAAACGTGTTTGTTTTTGACGCATTGGCCCTCAACCCCACACCGGAGAGTCTTACGCCTTTTTATCTTGCCGCGGTTAACGACGGTGACGCTGAAATTGAAGATTTTTTCAGCAACTCTTCGGGCCTGATCAATGAGGGCAATTTCGACATCATGGCAGACGGCACCATCTTTCTGAATTTTCCATGGATCGGAGCTGCTTTTTACGGGGAGACAACTGTTGTCACCAATTCGGTAGACCGGAATGTTGCTGAACTGCTGCGCTCGCAGGAAGTGCAGCTGGGAGGATCCACCTTGTCGCCCGGAGAGATCCCTAATCTGAGGTACAACATCGACGGTGGAATCGGCGTGTTCGGAAGCATATCCTCCGATTCGGTGGTTACGAATTTCCTGCGGCCATAG